One window from the genome of Nitrosopumilus sp. encodes:
- a CDS encoding prenyltransferase: MLSVWFRVIRIRFLLASVIAVSVGLSLNWWQNQSLEVFEAALTFGGVMALHASVDLLNDFWDFKRGIDTKTKRTKMSGGTGVLPEGLLQPSSVYRAGIAFLIIGAIIGSYFVITDGITIAIILGFAILSIYFYSTKIVDSGLGEFFVAVKGSMIVIGTYFIQSGEITLESILAGIVVGSLSSLVLFIASFPDHDADKSKGRKTLVIALGKKRAAKFFWVFPILSYLTILIGVFTHLFPIFSLITLFAVPLMIKSAIGLKKNYDSVDELIPYMSSTLMFGRITGALFVIGFILGL; this comes from the coding sequence ATGCTTTCTGTATGGTTTAGGGTCATTCGAATAAGATTTCTTCTTGCGTCTGTGATTGCAGTCTCAGTTGGATTGTCATTAAATTGGTGGCAAAATCAATCATTAGAAGTTTTTGAAGCTGCATTAACTTTTGGGGGTGTTATGGCTCTTCATGCAAGTGTTGATTTGCTCAATGATTTTTGGGATTTCAAAAGAGGAATTGACACTAAAACTAAACGAACAAAGATGAGTGGTGGAACTGGTGTTTTACCTGAGGGATTACTTCAACCTTCTTCTGTATATCGTGCGGGTATTGCGTTTTTAATAATTGGAGCTATAATTGGAAGTTACTTTGTAATTACTGATGGGATTACAATTGCAATCATTTTGGGATTTGCAATTTTGTCTATCTACTTTTATTCTACAAAAATTGTTGATTCTGGCTTAGGCGAATTCTTTGTAGCTGTAAAGGGTTCTATGATTGTTATTGGAACTTATTTTATTCAATCTGGGGAAATTACTTTAGAATCTATACTTGCAGGTATAGTTGTAGGTTCTTTATCTTCTTTGGTTCTTTTCATTGCTTCTTTTCCAGATCATGATGCAGATAAATCAAAAGGAAGAAAAACCCTGGTTATTGCATTAGGTAAAAAAAGAGCGGCAAAATTCTTTTGGGTTTTTCCTATTCTTTCTTATTTGACAATACTAATTGGTGTTTTTACACACCTATTTCCTATTTTTTCGCTTATCACCTTATTTGCAGTTCCTTTGATGATAAAATCTGCCATTGGGCTAAAGAAAAATTATGATTCTGTAGATGAATTAATTCCCTACATGTCTTCAACTTTGATGTTTGGAAGAATTACTGGTGCTCTTTTTGTAATTGGGTTTATCCTAGGACTATAG
- a CDS encoding archaellin/type IV pilin N-terminal domain-containing protein: MTKLQSKQNKLTSRRAVAPVIATLLLVAIAVVGGSIVFVFSQGFFSSAQISGAPTIESLQINGYDATDVTNLQLHDGGLIDQQAIPTVLSGGANDGLLTGERVAIYVTNQGVSQAALTEVRFAGSVYTYATQGTLETFDADVVLLPNSFTIIERGVALDIADVSQNPTAVIQPGQQATLLLELEQDVSFGRDAQIKLTTANGAVFVGTVVAGQQSG; the protein is encoded by the coding sequence ATGACAAAACTACAGTCAAAACAAAACAAATTGACTTCAAGAAGAGCAGTTGCTCCCGTTATCGCAACACTTCTTCTGGTAGCAATCGCAGTCGTTGGTGGAAGTATTGTCTTTGTGTTTTCACAAGGATTCTTTAGTTCCGCACAAATTAGTGGTGCCCCAACAATTGAGTCGCTCCAAATTAATGGATATGACGCAACTGATGTGACTAACCTACAATTACACGATGGTGGTTTAATTGATCAACAAGCAATTCCAACAGTACTATCTGGTGGAGCAAATGATGGTCTATTGACCGGTGAAAGAGTTGCAATCTATGTGACTAACCAAGGTGTATCACAAGCCGCATTAACTGAGGTACGATTTGCTGGTAGTGTATATACATATGCAACCCAAGGAACACTAGAAACATTTGATGCAGATGTAGTTCTGCTTCCAAACTCCTTCACAATCATTGAAAGAGGTGTCGCACTAGACATTGCAGATGTTTCACAAAACCCAACTGCCGTAATACAACCAGGTCAACAAGCTACACTTCTACTTGAATTGGAACAAGATGTTTCATTTGGTAGAGATGCACAGATCAAACTAACTACAGCTAACGGTGCTGTGTTTGTTGGAACTGTCGTAGCTGGACAACAAAGTGGATAA
- a CDS encoding type II/IV secretion system ATPase subunit, whose protein sequence is MRFNILKNSLSSIQKISSGDKSILKSNKKQPKKISENIENELKIPQFMTLSKLDWDHNEIHAGIIKDPSAKGGLRYHVIEPVLSERDQKAFEIIKKLLMTELTVSLQDIKSKKDAERRLKKKIMSMIKKYRLKIPPKNIAKINYFAVRDFVYLGRIEPLMRDHMIEEISCDGTNIPIYIWHREHESMPTNIIYEKESELNNFSRKMAYICGKHVSMADPIIDASLPNGSRINLTLGHEITKRGSTFTIRRFRADPITVIDLIKFGTMSIDIAAYMWYLAEKKSTMLVAGGTASGKTTALNALATFIRPGEKVVSIEDTQELNLPHENWIPAVSRQNFTDTQVGEINQFDLLRAALRQRPDIIIVGETRGREAYTLFQAMATGHGGFSSIHADSVDATLTRLTSSPMDVPKALIANSLDLITLQLKIRVGDKSLRRIIQVSEIDGIDETTGQIKTHEIFKWNPKTDVHEYAGDSVIFRKLKERDGDSEEKINYELTKRRLALEWMVKNDIRDHKEVSTNVMDFYADPERYYERKRLEVQV, encoded by the coding sequence TTGAGATTCAATATTTTAAAAAATAGTTTGTCATCCATACAAAAAATATCATCAGGAGATAAATCAATCTTAAAATCAAATAAAAAACAACCAAAAAAAATTTCAGAAAATATAGAAAATGAGTTAAAAATTCCTCAATTCATGACACTGTCTAAATTGGATTGGGATCACAACGAAATTCATGCAGGGATTATCAAAGACCCTTCAGCAAAAGGAGGGTTGAGATACCATGTTATCGAACCTGTTCTTTCAGAAAGAGACCAAAAAGCATTTGAAATAATAAAGAAATTACTAATGACAGAATTAACAGTGTCTTTACAAGACATTAAATCAAAAAAAGACGCAGAACGCAGATTAAAAAAGAAAATCATGTCAATGATTAAAAAATATAGATTAAAGATTCCGCCTAAAAACATTGCAAAAATAAATTATTTTGCAGTAAGAGATTTTGTCTATCTAGGAAGAATAGAACCACTAATGCGGGATCATATGATTGAAGAGATTAGTTGTGATGGAACAAATATTCCAATATACATTTGGCACAGAGAACACGAATCAATGCCAACCAACATAATTTATGAAAAAGAATCAGAATTAAATAACTTTTCAAGAAAGATGGCATATATTTGTGGAAAGCATGTTTCCATGGCAGACCCAATTATAGACGCATCATTGCCAAACGGAAGCAGAATAAACCTGACTTTAGGTCATGAAATTACAAAAAGAGGAAGTACGTTTACAATAAGGAGATTTAGGGCAGATCCAATCACAGTCATTGATTTGATAAAATTTGGGACAATGTCTATAGACATTGCAGCATACATGTGGTATTTGGCTGAAAAAAAATCCACAATGCTTGTTGCGGGAGGCACTGCAAGTGGCAAAACAACCGCACTCAATGCTTTGGCCACATTCATACGACCAGGCGAAAAAGTAGTCAGTATTGAAGATACTCAGGAACTAAACCTGCCTCACGAGAATTGGATACCTGCCGTATCTAGACAAAATTTTACAGATACGCAAGTAGGGGAAATTAATCAGTTTGATCTACTCAGAGCAGCACTAAGACAAAGACCAGACATCATTATCGTAGGAGAAACAAGAGGAAGAGAAGCATATACTTTATTTCAAGCAATGGCCACAGGTCACGGAGGATTTTCATCAATACATGCAGATTCAGTAGATGCAACACTCACAAGATTAACATCCTCACCAATGGATGTACCAAAGGCATTAATCGCAAACAGCTTAGATTTGATCACTCTTCAATTAAAAATCAGAGTAGGAGACAAATCATTAAGAAGAATCATCCAGGTTTCTGAAATTGATGGAATAGATGAAACGACAGGACAAATTAAAACACATGAAATTTTCAAATGGAATCCAAAAACAGATGTTCACGAATATGCCGGAGATAGTGTAATTTTTAGAAAACTCAAAGAGCGTGATGGAGACAGTGAAGAAAAAATCAATTATGAATTAACCAAAAGAAGATTGGCATTAGAATGGATGGTAAAAAACGACATTCGTGATCATAAAGAAGTATCCACAAATGTCATGGACTTTTATGCAGATCCTGAAAGATACTATGAACGAAAAAGATTAGAGGTACAAGTATGA